In one window of Scyliorhinus canicula chromosome 17, sScyCan1.1, whole genome shotgun sequence DNA:
- the LOC119951579 gene encoding zinc finger protein 585B-like, translating to MEKRWKCGDCGKGYRIPSQLEVHRRSHTGERPFTCSQCAKGFTELSSLTKHQRIHTGERPFTCSQCEKGFTQLSSLKKHQRVHTGEKPFTCSQCGKGFSDSFNLRIHQRVHTGERPFTCSQCGKGFTYLSSLKEHQRAHTGERLFTCSQCGKGFTYLSNLQRHQRAHTGEKPFTCSQCGKGFTDLSNLQRHQRIHTGEKPFTCSQCGKGFTYLSNLQTHQRVHTGERPFTCSQCGKGYCVPSSLLKHQQIHKRCHTGDRPFICSECEKGFRNSSNLASHKLVHSGEKPFSCPECQKGFRSSSKLAIHQRIHTGEKPFTCAECKTRFTQLSNLQTHQRVHTGARPFTCLTCGKRFSDSSALLTHQRVHTGKRPFTCSVCGKGFTQSSNLLRHQRVHTGERPFTCSVCGKGFTQLSHLQTHQRIHTGEKPFACSECGKGFTNSSNLLAHQRVHTRERPFICSECGKGFSDSSTLLTHQRVHTGERPFTCPECRKRFTQLSNLRKHRQVHTGERPFTCSECGKGFIQLSNLLTHKRIHTGERPFCCSGCGKGFSDLSNLLAHQRVHTGERSFICSECGKGFTHLSSLLRHQRVHK from the exons ATGGAGAAacgatggaaatgtggggactgtgggaagggatacagaatcccatctcagctggaagttcaccgacgcagtcacactggggagaggccattcacctgctctcagtgtgcgaagggattcactgagttatccagcctgacgaaacaccagcgaattcacactggggagaggccgttcacctgctctcagtgtgagaagggattcactcaattatccagcctgaagaaacaccagcgagttcacactggggagaaaccgttcacctgctcccagtgtgggaagggattcagtgattccttcaacctgcggatacaccagcgagttcacactggggagaggccgttcacctgctctcagtgtggtaagggattcactTACTTATCCAGCCTGAAGGAACACCAGCgagctcacactggggagaggctgttcacctgctctcagtgtggtaagggattcacttacttatccaacctgcagagacaccagcgagctcacactggggagaagccattcacctgctctcagtgtggtaagggattcactgacttatccaacctgcagagacaccagcgaattcatactggggagaagccatttacctgctctcagtgtggtaagggattcacttacttatccaacctgcagacacaccagcgagttcacactggggagaggccgttcacctgctcccagtgtgggaagggatactgTGTTCCCTCGTCcctgctgaaacaccaacaaattcacaa aaggtg tcacactggggataggccgttcatctgctctgagtgtgagaagggattcaggaATTCATCCAACTTAGCATCACACAAGCTAGTTCACTCCggagagaaaccattcagctgcCCTGAGTGTCAGAAAGGATTCAGATCCTCATCTAAACTGGCGATTcaccaacgtattcacactggggagaagccgttcacctgcgctGAATGTAAGacgagattcactcagttatcaaacctgcagacacaccagcgagttcacaccggggcgaggccattcacctgcttgacgtgtgggaagcgattcagtgattcatctgccctgttgacacaccagcgagttcacaccgggaagagaccattcacctgctctgtgtgtgggaagggtttcactcagtcatctaacctgctgagacaccagcgagt TCACACCGGAGAGAGGCCGTTTACTTGCTctgtttgtgggaagggattcactcagttatctcacctgcagactcatcagcgaattcacactggagagaagccattcgcctgctcagagtgtggaaaAGGGTTCACTAATTCATCCAACCTATTGGcgcaccagagagttcacaccagggaaaggccattcatctgctctgaatgtgggaaaggattcagtgattcatccaccctgctaacacaccagcgagttcacactggggagagaccgttcacctgtccAGAGTgtaggaagagattcactcagttatccaatctGCGGAAGCACCGacaggttcacactggggagaggccgttcacctgctccgagtgtggaaagggattcattcagttatccaacctgctaaCACACaagagaattcacactggagagcggCCATTCTGCTGCTctgggtgtgggaagggattcagtgatctaTCCAACCTACtggcacatcagcgagttcataccggggagaggtcattcatctgttctgagtgtgggaagggattcactcacttaTCAAGTCTGctaagacaccagcgagttcacaagtga